Proteins found in one Syntrophobacterales bacterium genomic segment:
- a CDS encoding transporter substrate-binding domain-containing protein — MRMSRRTGVSWVVAVAIVISLLYLAGCQGGKNDSLENIKKAGHIRIAMGLGYPPFCYYNARQELAGFDVGVARELAKRMGVDAKLIAVDSRNIIGRLNTGDYDTILGSMAITEERAKLVDFSIPYYHARSQIMVSKHSPFKTIKDLKGKTIGVMEESTFKDDAEKLGAGCIRQYRTNNDALAALEKREVDAVVTDDVVGMYGKNRIGFKIENLGDTLSYNQIAIAVRKGDVSLLRKINAVIGEMRTDGTIGQLVERISHKHDEPTLPLK, encoded by the coding sequence ATGAGGATGAGTAGGCGGACCGGAGTCTCGTGGGTAGTTGCCGTGGCCATCGTTATATCGCTCCTATATCTTGCTGGGTGCCAGGGGGGAAAGAACGACTCCCTTGAGAATATAAAAAAGGCAGGGCATATAAGGATCGCAATGGGCCTTGGTTACCCGCCTTTTTGTTACTACAACGCAAGGCAGGAGCTTGCCGGATTCGACGTGGGCGTGGCCAGAGAACTGGCTAAGAGAATGGGAGTCGATGCAAAATTAATAGCCGTGGATTCGCGGAATATAATCGGCAGACTGAATACGGGGGACTACGATACGATCTTGGGCAGTATGGCGATAACAGAGGAAAGGGCGAAACTGGTAGATTTTTCTATTCCCTACTACCATGCCAGGTCCCAGATTATGGTGTCAAAACATTCACCCTTCAAAACAATTAAAGACCTCAAAGGCAAGACCATCGGTGTAATGGAGGAATCAACCTTTAAGGACGATGCAGAAAAGTTAGGTGCGGGCTGCATCCGGCAATATAGGACCAACAACGACGCTCTCGCGGCTCTGGAGAAAAGAGAGGTCGATGCGGTTGTCACCGACGATGTCGTCGGTATGTACGGAAAAAATAGAATAGGTTTTAAGATTGAAAACTTGGGCGATACCTTGAGCTATAATCAGATTGCCATAGCGGTGCGTAAAGGGGACGTCTCTCTTCTAAGGAAGATTAACGCCGTAATTGGGGAAATGCGAACGGACGGTACCATTGGGCAACTCGTGGAGAGGATCTCCCATAAACATGATGAGCCGACTTTGCCGCTAAAATAG
- a CDS encoding flavin reductase family protein — translation MMKKSIGAKTILYPTPSVVVGTYDKEGKANVMTAAWAGICCSDPPCIGISLRKATYTYGSIVERKAFTVNIASEAYVKETDYFGIASGEKADKFAAAGLTPVRSEAVDAPYVLELPFALQCRLIHTIEIGLHTQFIGEIVDIIADESVLNDRGVPDPEKVRPLVFFPNIRQYYSIGTPLGKAFSIGKKL, via the coding sequence ATGATGAAGAAATCAATAGGCGCGAAGACGATACTCTACCCTACTCCATCGGTGGTGGTGGGCACTTATGATAAGGAAGGGAAAGCCAACGTCATGACCGCAGCGTGGGCGGGCATCTGCTGCTCCGACCCGCCGTGCATCGGCATCTCTTTGAGGAAAGCAACGTACACCTACGGCAGTATTGTCGAGAGGAAAGCATTCACAGTCAATATAGCCTCAGAGGCTTACGTGAAGGAGACGGACTATTTCGGCATCGCATCAGGGGAAAAAGCAGATAAATTCGCCGCAGCCGGACTAACTCCAGTGAGGAGTGAGGCAGTTGACGCACCCTATGTGCTGGAACTTCCCTTTGCCCTTCAGTGCAGGCTCATCCATACCATTGAGATAGGGTTGCATACCCAGTTTATCGGAGAAATTGTGGATATCATTGCGGATGAGTCGGTGCTCAACGACCGCGGGGTCCCCGATCCAGAAAAGGTGAGGCCTCTCGTCTTTTTCCCCAATATAAGGCAGTATTACAGCATCGGCACGCCCCTCGGAAAGGCATTTTCTATAGGCAAAAAACTATAG